In the genome of Bradyrhizobium sp. CIAT3101, one region contains:
- the mobB gene encoding molybdopterin-guanine dinucleotide biosynthesis protein B, whose translation MKVIGLAGWSGAGKTTLLTRLIPHFNAQGLRVSVIKHAHHQFDVDVPGKDSWRHREAGAAEVLVASANRWALMHELRGAAEPRLPELLGKLSAVDLVVVEGFKREPHRKIEVHRAGNDKPLLFPDDPGIVGIATDVAVETRLPTVHLDDIEAAAALLLRAAMPVEEAVARSAATR comes from the coding sequence ATGAAAGTCATCGGCCTTGCAGGCTGGAGCGGTGCGGGCAAGACCACGCTGTTGACGCGGCTGATCCCGCATTTCAATGCGCAGGGCCTGCGCGTCTCCGTGATCAAGCATGCGCATCACCAGTTCGACGTCGATGTGCCCGGCAAGGATTCCTGGCGCCATCGCGAGGCCGGTGCGGCCGAGGTGCTGGTGGCCTCCGCGAACCGCTGGGCCCTGATGCACGAATTGCGCGGCGCGGCCGAGCCGCGGCTGCCGGAACTGTTGGGCAAGCTGTCCGCGGTCGATCTCGTCGTGGTCGAAGGGTTCAAGCGCGAGCCGCATCGCAAGATCGAGGTGCATCGCGCCGGCAACGACAAGCCGCTGTTGTTCCCCGACGATCCCGGCATTGTCGGGATCGCGACCGACGTCGCGGTTGAAACCCGGCTGCCGACTGTCCATCTCGATGACATCGAGGCCGCTGCGGCACTGCTGCTGCGCGCGGCGATGCCAGTCGAGGAAGCGGTGGCAAGAAGCGCGGCGACGCGCTGA
- the fdhD gene encoding formate dehydrogenase accessory sulfurtransferase FdhD, producing the protein MMKIDKAPVPLIAPNPDDPRLTESVTGTDQTGAKVEIKVPMERPLTLYLNAQEIVTMMTIGDYPEYLALGYLLNQNMLKYNDAVTEVEYDDDLQVVVVRTEHHTNFEAKLKKRTQTSGCAQGTAFGDLLEAVESVALPKAELRTSWLYRMTQTINTMPSLYLEAGAIHGCVLCKAGEPLCYTEDVGRHNAVDKIAGWMYRHGVDAADKILYTTGRLTSEMVIKTVRMGIPILVSRSGFTAWGVDLARQVGLTLVGRTRGKRFIALAGEERIIYDQNLDYVEEESAKHKRKGEAGDD; encoded by the coding sequence ATGATGAAGATCGACAAAGCCCCGGTCCCCCTGATCGCCCCGAACCCCGACGATCCGCGCCTGACCGAGAGCGTGACCGGGACCGACCAGACCGGCGCCAAGGTCGAGATCAAGGTCCCGATGGAGCGACCGCTGACGCTCTACCTGAATGCGCAGGAGATCGTCACCATGATGACGATCGGCGACTATCCGGAATATCTGGCGCTCGGCTACCTGCTGAACCAGAACATGCTGAAATATAATGACGCGGTCACCGAGGTCGAATACGACGACGACCTCCAGGTCGTGGTGGTGCGCACCGAGCACCACACCAATTTCGAGGCCAAGCTGAAGAAGCGGACGCAGACCTCGGGCTGCGCGCAGGGCACCGCCTTCGGCGACCTGCTCGAGGCGGTCGAAAGCGTCGCACTGCCGAAGGCCGAGCTGCGCACCTCCTGGCTCTACCGGATGACGCAGACCATCAACACCATGCCCTCGCTGTATCTGGAGGCCGGCGCGATCCACGGCTGCGTGCTGTGCAAGGCGGGCGAGCCGCTCTGCTACACCGAAGACGTCGGCCGCCACAACGCGGTCGACAAGATCGCCGGCTGGATGTACCGCCACGGCGTCGATGCCGCCGACAAGATCCTTTATACGACAGGACGTCTCACCTCGGAGATGGTGATCAAGACGGTGCGGATGGGCATCCCGATCCTGGTGTCGCGCTCCGGCTTCACCGCCTGGGGCGTCGATCTCGCCAGGCAAGTGGGCCTGACGCTGGTCGGACGTACTCGCGGAAAGCGCTTCATCGCGCTCGCGGGCGAGGAGCGGATCATCTACGACCAGAACCTTGATTACGTCGAAGAGGAGTCGGCGAAGCACAAGCGCAAGGGTGAGGCTGGTGACGACTGA
- the mobA gene encoding molybdenum cofactor guanylyltransferase MobA, which produces MRLVTTEIPATSIPSTLGVLLAGGLARRMGGGDKPMRTIGGRTILERVIARLKPQCDGLILNANGDPARFAAFGLQVIADDVPGFPGPLAGILAALDWTAANRPEVEWVLSAAGDCPFLPRDLVARLHEARARENAQLAVAASGDQSHPVIGLWRVALRDELRHALVVEDLRKIDRWTARYPLATVTWPAEPLDPFFNANTVEDIAEAERLAALDDAA; this is translated from the coding sequence GTGAGGCTGGTGACGACTGAAATTCCCGCCACGAGTATTCCATCAACTCTTGGCGTGCTGCTCGCCGGCGGCCTCGCACGCCGCATGGGCGGTGGCGACAAGCCGATGCGGACCATCGGCGGCCGCACCATCCTGGAGCGCGTGATCGCGCGCCTGAAGCCGCAGTGCGACGGATTGATCCTCAATGCGAATGGCGATCCGGCGCGCTTCGCCGCATTCGGCTTGCAAGTTATTGCCGATGACGTGCCCGGCTTTCCCGGCCCGCTCGCCGGCATTTTAGCCGCGCTCGACTGGACCGCGGCGAACCGGCCGGAAGTCGAATGGGTGCTCAGCGCCGCCGGCGACTGCCCGTTCCTGCCACGCGACCTCGTCGCACGGCTGCATGAGGCGCGGGCACGGGAGAACGCACAGCTTGCGGTCGCCGCATCCGGCGACCAGTCGCATCCGGTGATCGGCCTGTGGCGCGTCGCCTTGCGCGACGAGCTGCGTCATGCGCTGGTCGTCGAGGATCTCCGCAAGATCGACCGCTGGACCGCGCGCTACCCGCTCGCAACGGTGACGTGGCCGGCCGAGCCGCTCGATCCGTTCTTCAATGCGAACACGGTCGAGGACATCGCCGAGGCCGAGCGGCTCGCAGCGCTGGATGACGCGGCCTGA
- a CDS encoding FAD-dependent monooxygenase, with translation MARPLSVAIVGAGMGGLATAAALRRVGVDVTVYEQASQFARIGAGIQIGCNAMKVLRALGLEARMREHAFYPRSWNNRDWKSGDIKFDMIFGESAEEKFGAPYLLAHRGDLHAALASAVPDEFVRLNHKLVGLDETGEGVRLSFANGTSAVADAVVGADGVHSAVRDILFDTAPVKFTGRIAYRTTYPAALLGEKIDDCTKWWGEDRHIVIYYVKPDRSEVYLVTSQPEPDFRIESWSAKGDVRDLRASFEGFHPQVGQVLAACPDVHKWAIMDRDALERWADGRVTLLGDACHPMTPYMAQGAAMAIEDAAVLSRCLDGVDRDGVADAFRRFEATRKVRTTRVQETSRANIWLKERTDTSWVYGYDAWSVPLAA, from the coding sequence ATGGCAAGGCCGCTTTCGGTTGCGATCGTCGGTGCCGGCATGGGCGGGCTCGCGACCGCTGCGGCGCTCAGGCGCGTCGGCGTCGACGTGACGGTCTACGAGCAGGCCTCCCAGTTCGCCCGGATCGGCGCCGGCATCCAGATCGGCTGCAATGCGATGAAGGTGCTACGCGCGCTTGGTCTCGAAGCGCGGATGCGCGAGCACGCGTTCTATCCGCGGTCCTGGAATAATCGCGACTGGAAGAGCGGCGACATCAAATTCGACATGATCTTTGGCGAGAGCGCGGAGGAGAAGTTCGGCGCGCCCTATCTGCTGGCGCATCGTGGCGACCTCCACGCCGCGCTGGCGAGCGCGGTGCCGGATGAGTTCGTGAGGCTCAACCACAAGCTCGTCGGCCTCGACGAGACCGGCGAGGGCGTTCGGCTCAGCTTTGCCAACGGCACCAGCGCTGTTGCCGATGCCGTGGTCGGCGCCGACGGCGTGCATTCGGCGGTGCGCGACATTCTGTTCGACACCGCGCCGGTCAAATTCACCGGCCGTATCGCCTACCGCACCACCTATCCGGCCGCGCTGCTCGGCGAGAAGATCGATGACTGCACGAAGTGGTGGGGCGAGGACCGCCACATCGTGATCTACTACGTTAAGCCTGACCGTAGCGAGGTCTATCTCGTCACCAGCCAGCCGGAGCCCGACTTCCGCATCGAGTCCTGGTCGGCGAAGGGCGACGTGCGCGATCTGCGCGCCTCTTTCGAGGGCTTTCATCCGCAAGTCGGCCAGGTGCTGGCGGCGTGCCCCGACGTGCACAAATGGGCGATCATGGATCGCGATGCGCTGGAGCGCTGGGCCGACGGTAGGGTGACGCTGCTCGGCGACGCCTGTCATCCGATGACGCCTTATATGGCGCAGGGTGCGGCGATGGCGATTGAGGACGCCGCGGTGCTCTCGCGCTGCCTCGATGGTGTCGACCGCGACGGCGTCGCGGATGCCTTCCGCCGCTTCGAGGCGACGCGCAAGGTCCGGACCACGCGGGTGCAGGAGACCTCGCGCGCCAACATCTGGCTGAAAGAGCGGACCGATACGAGCTGGGTCTACGGCTACGACGCCTGGTCGGTGCCGCTGGCGGCCTGA
- a CDS encoding molybdopterin biosynthesis protein, translated as MTMIPNAPDRSALEQEQFLKILSREEALARFEASLFPRAIPSEQRKLGDALGTALAEDITAPIDVPPFDRSNVDGFAVRSSDLSAAGEGTPVRLALNGETIHCGTAPKLQVAVGTATPIATGGPLPRGADAVVMVEHTQPAGADAIEVRRAVSPGQFVSYAGSDIARGEALLRAGTIIGSREIGMLAACGIAEVKVARKPRVAVISTGDELVQPGEALAPAAIYDTNGAIVAAAIDENGGDAVFLGAIPDDEARLEAAMRRALADCDMLVLSGGTSKGAGDLSHRIIGRLGQPGIIAHGVALKPGKPLCLAVCDGKPVVILPGFPTSAMFTFHDMIVPALRRMAGLPPRSDAKVSATVPVRITSELGRTEFVMVSLVDGKDGLIAYPSGKGSGAITSFAQADGFLRIDALADQMPAGAEAEVTLFTPHVRVPDLVIVGSHCTGLDLVTAPLAHAGLVVRSIAVGSLGGLAAAKRGECDLAPIHLFDDKSETYNAPYLAEGLELVPGWRRMQGIVFRKDDKRFEGLGAKEAVAAALADPACIMVNRNQGAGTRILIDRLLAGARPEGYWNQPRSHNAVAAAIAQHRADWGMTIAPVAHAVGLGFIPLAEEHYDFALVTARKQRPAVQAFLDALGSDEARTALERAGFRPA; from the coding sequence ATGACGATGATCCCCAACGCGCCAGATCGCAGCGCGCTCGAGCAGGAGCAATTCCTCAAGATCCTCTCGCGCGAGGAGGCGCTCGCGCGCTTCGAGGCAAGTCTGTTTCCGCGCGCAATCCCAAGCGAGCAACGCAAGCTTGGCGATGCACTCGGCACAGCGCTCGCCGAGGACATCACCGCGCCGATCGACGTGCCGCCCTTCGACCGCTCCAATGTTGACGGTTTCGCCGTGCGCTCGTCGGATCTTTCCGCCGCCGGTGAAGGCACACCGGTGCGGCTCGCGCTGAACGGCGAGACCATTCACTGCGGTACCGCGCCCAAGCTGCAGGTCGCCGTGGGGACCGCGACGCCCATCGCCACGGGCGGCCCGTTGCCGCGTGGTGCCGACGCGGTCGTCATGGTCGAGCACACCCAGCCGGCCGGCGCCGATGCGATCGAGGTTCGTCGCGCCGTCTCGCCGGGCCAATTCGTGTCCTATGCCGGATCTGACATCGCGCGCGGCGAGGCGCTGCTGCGCGCCGGCACGATCATAGGCTCGCGCGAGATCGGCATGCTGGCGGCCTGTGGCATCGCCGAGGTGAAAGTTGCGCGGAAGCCGCGCGTCGCGGTGATCTCCACCGGCGACGAACTGGTCCAGCCCGGCGAGGCGCTTGCGCCGGCCGCGATCTACGACACCAACGGCGCCATCGTGGCGGCCGCGATCGACGAGAACGGCGGCGACGCCGTCTTCCTCGGCGCCATTCCCGACGACGAGGCCAGGCTCGAAGCCGCCATGCGCCGGGCGCTGGCGGATTGCGACATGCTGGTGCTCTCCGGCGGCACGTCGAAGGGGGCTGGCGATCTGTCTCATCGCATCATCGGCCGGCTCGGCCAACCCGGCATCATCGCGCATGGCGTTGCGCTCAAGCCGGGCAAGCCGCTGTGTCTCGCTGTGTGCGACGGCAAGCCGGTGGTGATCCTGCCGGGCTTTCCGACCTCGGCGATGTTCACCTTCCACGACATGATCGTGCCGGCGCTGCGCAGGATGGCCGGCCTGCCGCCGCGCTCCGACGCCAAGGTGAGTGCGACGGTGCCGGTGCGCATTACGTCCGAGCTCGGCCGCACCGAGTTCGTCATGGTTTCGCTGGTCGACGGCAAGGATGGCCTGATCGCCTATCCTTCCGGCAAGGGCTCTGGCGCGATCACGTCCTTCGCGCAAGCTGACGGCTTTTTGCGCATCGACGCGCTTGCTGATCAGATGCCGGCGGGGGCCGAAGCCGAGGTCACTCTGTTCACGCCGCATGTGCGCGTGCCGGATCTCGTCATCGTCGGCAGCCATTGCACCGGCCTCGATCTCGTGACCGCACCGCTCGCGCATGCGGGCCTCGTTGTGCGCTCGATCGCCGTCGGCAGCCTCGGCGGACTTGCGGCCGCGAAGCGCGGCGAGTGCGATCTCGCGCCGATCCATCTGTTCGATGACAAGAGCGAGACCTACAACGCGCCTTACCTCGCCGAGGGGCTCGAGCTCGTGCCGGGCTGGCGGCGGATGCAGGGCATCGTCTTCCGCAAGGACGACAAGCGTTTCGAGGGGCTCGGCGCAAAGGAAGCGGTTGCCGCCGCGCTCGCCGACCCTGCCTGCATCATGGTCAACCGCAACCAGGGCGCCGGCACGCGCATCCTGATCGACCGGCTGCTCGCCGGAGCCCGTCCGGAAGGCTATTGGAACCAGCCCCGCTCGCACAATGCCGTCGCCGCGGCCATCGCGCAGCACCGCGCCGATTGGGGCATGACCATTGCGCCGGTCGCCCATGCGGTCGGCCTCGGTTTCATTCCGCTCGCGGAAGAGCATTATGACTTTGCCTTGGTGACGGCACGCAAGCAGCGTCCAGCGGTGCAGGCGTTTCTCGATGCGCTCGGCTCGGACGAGGCGCGCACGGCACTTGAGCGCGCGGGTTTCCGGCCCGCATAG
- a CDS encoding molybdopterin-binding protein, producing MTQRLPPSLTPLDTALAILLRGVGPVAPVELPLAEAVGCIAAGMPQLAACPPRDIAAVDGWALRANDLVGASSYSPLPLSELPVWVDAGDAMPAGCDCVLDAGAVEVSGPLAQVLAEAAPGQGVGRAGGDIAERSPVAMEGRPIDARALLLARVADVERLSVRRPRLRIVNVPGATATMQTITGLARAAGLDVIAHEAGTREAASIAEALDVSACDLLLTIGGSGVGRADAAMTALAQRGAEFAHGLALQPGRTAAAGRVGKVPIVALPGAPGPALAVWFALVLPLIDKMAARQPRRQVFLPLARKVASSVGIAEIALLAEEHKTWMPLAVGEWPLHAIARADAWLLIPASHEGFAAGEPVDAYLMRE from the coding sequence ATGACCCAGCGCCTGCCGCCCTCGTTGACGCCGCTCGATACCGCGCTCGCTATTTTGCTGCGCGGCGTCGGTCCGGTCGCGCCGGTCGAATTGCCGCTGGCTGAGGCGGTCGGCTGTATCGCCGCGGGGATGCCGCAGCTCGCAGCCTGTCCGCCGCGCGACATCGCCGCTGTAGATGGCTGGGCGTTGCGCGCCAACGATCTCGTCGGTGCATCCTCCTATTCGCCGTTGCCTTTGAGCGAGCTTCCCGTGTGGGTCGATGCCGGCGATGCGATGCCGGCAGGATGCGACTGTGTGCTCGATGCCGGCGCGGTCGAGGTATCGGGCCCGCTCGCCCAGGTGCTGGCGGAAGCCGCGCCGGGGCAAGGCGTCGGGCGTGCCGGTGGCGACATTGCAGAGCGCTCGCCCGTGGCAATGGAAGGACGTCCCATTGATGCAAGGGCGCTGTTGCTCGCGCGTGTCGCCGATGTCGAAAGGCTGAGCGTCAGGCGACCGCGGCTGCGCATCGTCAACGTGCCGGGGGCAACCGCGACGATGCAGACGATCACCGGCCTCGCGCGCGCGGCAGGACTGGATGTGATCGCACATGAAGCCGGCACGCGCGAAGCGGCGTCGATCGCGGAGGCACTCGATGTCTCCGCCTGCGATCTGCTGCTGACGATCGGCGGCAGCGGCGTCGGTCGCGCGGATGCTGCAATGACGGCGCTGGCTCAGCGCGGGGCGGAGTTCGCCCATGGTCTTGCGCTCCAGCCCGGACGCACGGCGGCCGCCGGGCGGGTCGGAAAAGTTCCCATCGTTGCCTTGCCCGGGGCGCCCGGTCCGGCGCTCGCGGTCTGGTTCGCACTGGTGCTTCCGCTCATCGACAAAATGGCGGCACGGCAGCCGCGCCGCCAAGTGTTCCTGCCGCTCGCGCGGAAAGTCGCTTCCAGCGTCGGTATCGCCGAGATCGCCCTGCTGGCCGAGGAACATAAAACATGGATGCCGCTTGCAGTCGGTGAATGGCCGCTCCACGCGATTGCCAGAGCGGATGCCTGGCTGCTCATTCCCGCCAGCCATGAGGGATTTGCGGCAGGCGAGCCGGTCGATGCTTATTTGATGCGGGAATGA
- a CDS encoding substrate-binding domain-containing protein: MAVRRLTIAFALLCSLAGCIAAASAEERAIVLASTTSTQDSGLFDYLLPIVRDKTGIEVTVIARRSDEVLDGARRGEADVVLMHARPQEEKFVADGFGAKRYDVMYNDYVLIGPKSDPAGVKGKDIATALKAIEAKGAPFITRGDRSGTHAAELALWIVAGIDIASTKGAWYRESGQGMTAALDAARTANAYVFADRASWIAFRERGDLDIVVEGDKRLLNQYGVMLVNPEKHPNVRKELGQAFIDWLISPEGQAAIAGYKVEGQQVFFPNADKPGG, from the coding sequence ATGGCCGTTCGCCGATTGACCATCGCATTTGCGCTTCTCTGCAGCCTTGCCGGGTGCATCGCGGCCGCGTCAGCCGAGGAGCGTGCGATTGTCCTGGCCTCGACGACATCGACGCAGGACTCCGGCCTGTTCGACTATCTGCTGCCGATTGTCCGCGACAAGACCGGCATCGAGGTGACGGTGATCGCACGACGCAGCGACGAGGTACTCGACGGCGCGCGGAGAGGCGAGGCCGACGTGGTGCTGATGCATGCGCGGCCGCAGGAGGAGAAATTCGTCGCCGACGGCTTTGGCGCGAAGCGCTACGACGTGATGTACAACGACTACGTCCTGATCGGGCCGAAGAGTGATCCTGCCGGCGTGAAAGGCAAGGACATCGCGACCGCGCTGAAGGCGATCGAGGCCAAGGGTGCGCCGTTCATCACGCGCGGTGATCGGTCCGGCACCCACGCGGCGGAGCTCGCGCTCTGGATCGTCGCCGGCATCGACATCGCCAGCACCAAGGGCGCCTGGTATCGCGAGAGCGGGCAAGGCATGACCGCCGCCCTCGACGCTGCACGCACGGCAAATGCCTATGTTTTCGCGGACCGTGCCAGCTGGATCGCCTTCAGAGAGCGCGGCGATCTCGACATCGTCGTCGAGGGCGACAAGCGGTTGCTCAACCAATACGGCGTGATGCTGGTGAACCCGGAGAAGCATCCGAACGTCAGGAAGGAGCTGGGGCAGGCCTTCATCGACTGGTTGATCTCGCCGGAGGGGCAGGCCGCGATCGCGGGCTACAAGGTCGAAGGGCAACAGGTGTTCTTTCCGAATGCGGACAAGCCGGGCGGCTGA
- a CDS encoding helix-turn-helix transcriptional regulator has product MEFLTTSEAADYLRLGERKLYELVTNGAIPCTKVTGKWLFPRHELDLWVLSGMARPAGMLTADPPPVVGGSQDELLDWSLRESGSGLGSMTEGSARGLERLQRDEVMAVAVHFHSLDTEGNLASDSSVTALRDAPDLHDALLVAFVRREQGLVLPPGNPKRLRGLSDVLALGSRMAMRQQGTGAQMLLDVLLTRAGASMRDLRRVETPALTGPDLAELVRAGQADCGVATRAAARSAGLDFVPLVWENFDLAMRQRSYFRPAMQALIRFLSERRLRQRAEELTGYDPSPAGQIRFAA; this is encoded by the coding sequence ATGGAATTCCTGACGACCAGTGAAGCCGCGGACTATCTCCGTCTCGGCGAACGCAAGCTCTACGAACTCGTCACCAACGGCGCGATCCCGTGCACCAAGGTGACCGGCAAATGGCTCTTCCCGCGTCACGAGCTCGATCTCTGGGTGCTGTCGGGCATGGCGCGTCCGGCCGGCATGCTGACGGCGGATCCGCCGCCGGTCGTGGGCGGCAGCCAGGACGAGCTGCTGGATTGGAGCCTGCGTGAATCCGGCTCGGGCCTGGGATCGATGACCGAAGGCAGCGCACGCGGGCTCGAGCGCCTGCAGCGCGACGAGGTCATGGCGGTCGCCGTGCACTTCCACAGCCTCGATACCGAAGGCAATCTCGCCTCCGATTCCAGCGTGACGGCGCTGCGGGACGCACCTGACCTGCATGATGCGCTGCTGGTTGCCTTCGTGCGCCGCGAGCAAGGTCTCGTGTTGCCGCCGGGCAATCCGAAGCGGCTGCGCGGTCTCTCCGACGTGCTCGCACTCGGCTCGCGGATGGCGATGCGGCAACAGGGCACGGGCGCGCAGATGCTGCTCGACGTGCTGCTGACGCGCGCGGGCGCCTCGATGCGCGATCTGCGCCGGGTGGAGACACCGGCGCTCACCGGGCCGGATCTCGCCGAGTTGGTCCGCGCCGGACAGGCCGATTGCGGCGTTGCGACACGCGCGGCGGCGCGCTCGGCGGGTCTCGATTTCGTCCCGCTGGTCTGGGAGAATTTTGACCTGGCGATGCGGCAGCGCAGCTATTTCCGCCCCGCCATGCAGGCCCTGATCCGGTTCCTCAGCGAACGGCGTCTGCGCCAGCGTGCCGAGGAGCTGACCGGCTACGATCCCTCGCCCGCCGGGCAGATCCGGTTTGCCGCCTGA
- a CDS encoding ABC transporter substrate-binding protein: MNPARFGLPVAAALTAALLSGAATAQVSDDIVKIGVLTDMNGPASAPTGQGSVTAAQMAIDDFGGTVLGKPISIVIGDHQLKADIGAGIARRWYDVDQVDLIVDVPVSAVGLAVQNIANEKKRLFITHSTGTADFHGKFCSPYAMQWVFDTRALAVGTADAVVKRGGDSWFFITDDYAFGHSLERDASSVITANGGKVLGSVKPPLATPDLSSFVLQAQASKAKIIGIAAGPPNNMNEIKTGSEFGVFKGGQQMAALLALITDIHGLGLQAAQGLLLTTSFYWDMDDKTREWSKRYFAKMNKMPTMWQAGVYSSVIHYLNAIKATGTDDPLKVAAKMRETPVEDFFARNGHLREDNLMVHDLWLVQVKTPEESKYPWDYYKILTTISGDKAFGPPDPACPMLKK; this comes from the coding sequence GTGAATCCAGCGAGATTTGGACTGCCGGTCGCGGCTGCCTTGACGGCGGCGCTGCTGTCGGGTGCCGCAACGGCACAGGTGTCCGACGACATCGTCAAGATCGGCGTGCTCACCGACATGAACGGTCCCGCCTCCGCGCCGACCGGCCAGGGCTCGGTGACGGCAGCGCAGATGGCGATCGACGATTTCGGCGGCACCGTGCTCGGCAAGCCGATCAGCATCGTGATCGGCGACCACCAGCTCAAGGCCGACATCGGCGCCGGAATCGCGCGGCGCTGGTATGATGTCGATCAGGTCGATCTGATCGTCGACGTACCGGTCTCGGCCGTTGGCCTCGCGGTGCAGAACATCGCCAACGAAAAGAAGCGGCTGTTCATCACCCACTCCACCGGCACCGCCGATTTCCACGGCAAGTTCTGCTCGCCTTATGCCATGCAGTGGGTGTTCGACACCCGCGCGCTCGCCGTCGGCACCGCGGATGCCGTGGTCAAGCGCGGCGGCGACAGCTGGTTCTTCATCACCGACGACTACGCCTTCGGCCACTCCCTCGAACGCGACGCCTCCAGCGTCATCACCGCCAATGGCGGCAAGGTGCTGGGCTCGGTGAAGCCGCCCCTGGCGACGCCTGACCTCTCCTCCTTCGTGCTGCAGGCGCAGGCCTCCAAGGCCAAGATCATCGGCATCGCGGCGGGCCCCCCGAACAACATGAACGAGATCAAGACCGGCTCAGAGTTCGGCGTGTTCAAGGGCGGCCAGCAAATGGCGGCACTGCTCGCGCTGATCACCGACATCCACGGCCTCGGCCTGCAAGCGGCCCAGGGCCTGTTGCTGACGACCTCGTTCTATTGGGACATGGACGACAAGACGCGCGAATGGTCGAAGCGCTATTTCGCCAAGATGAACAAGATGCCGACGATGTGGCAAGCCGGCGTCTATTCCAGCGTGATCCACTATCTCAACGCCATCAAGGCGACCGGCACCGACGATCCGCTCAAGGTCGCGGCGAAAATGCGCGAGACGCCGGTCGAGGATTTCTTCGCCCGCAACGGCCACTTGCGCGAAGACAATCTGATGGTGCACGACCTCTGGCTGGTGCAGGTGAAGACGCCGGAGGAAAGCAAATATCCGTGGGACTATTACAAGATCCTCACGACGATTTCCGGCGACAAGGCGTTCGGCCCGCCGGACCCGGCGTGTCCGATGCTGAAGAAGTGA
- a CDS encoding TAXI family TRAP transporter solute-binding subunit: MTFAITILVSAALLLSPAAAQTGGNAISTRTISLGTATPGGGFPLYGNAFAEVMNAADASLTIAPRNTKGSNENIPLLEKGELDLALVAGEPAYEAFAGIGRTPVRLKILTAIYSNPGMFVVRADSPYKTIHDLVGQPVAFGAKGSGLPILARYVLDGLGLKQDEDFKAIYLDRAGDGPAMVEDGRVAALWGAGIGWPGFAAVASSAPGARFIAPTAEEIARIRAKHAFLKPLTVPAGSYPKQSEPIASLGSWSFVLTREDLPDDVAYRLAKTLHGLEADFCKKLAQACETTAANTVAAAPKPELIHPGVMKYFREIGVVM; the protein is encoded by the coding sequence ATGACATTCGCAATCACGATTCTCGTCAGTGCGGCGCTGCTGTTGAGCCCCGCTGCTGCTCAAACCGGAGGCAACGCCATTTCGACCAGGACAATCAGCTTGGGGACCGCAACGCCCGGCGGCGGCTTCCCGCTCTATGGCAACGCCTTTGCGGAGGTGATGAACGCGGCGGACGCCTCGCTCACGATCGCCCCGCGCAACACCAAGGGCAGCAACGAGAACATTCCGCTGCTGGAGAAGGGCGAGCTCGATCTCGCGCTGGTCGCGGGCGAGCCGGCCTATGAGGCCTTTGCCGGTATCGGGCGGACGCCGGTGCGGTTGAAGATCCTGACCGCGATCTACTCCAACCCCGGCATGTTCGTCGTGCGGGCGGACAGTCCCTACAAGACCATTCACGATCTCGTCGGTCAGCCGGTTGCGTTCGGCGCGAAGGGATCCGGCCTGCCGATCCTGGCGCGCTATGTGCTCGACGGCCTCGGCCTGAAGCAGGACGAGGATTTCAAGGCGATCTATCTCGATCGCGCCGGTGACGGGCCCGCGATGGTCGAGGATGGCCGCGTCGCCGCACTCTGGGGTGCCGGCATCGGCTGGCCGGGCTTTGCGGCGGTCGCATCGAGCGCGCCAGGTGCGCGCTTCATCGCGCCGACTGCCGAGGAGATCGCTCGCATCCGCGCCAAGCATGCGTTCCTCAAACCGCTGACCGTGCCGGCCGGCTCCTATCCAAAACAGTCCGAGCCGATCGCCTCGCTCGGCTCCTGGAGCTTTGTGCTGACGCGCGAAGACCTGCCCGACGACGTCGCCTATCGTCTTGCCAAGACGCTGCACGGCCTTGAGGCGGATTTCTGCAAGAAGCTCGCACAGGCCTGCGAGACCACTGCGGCGAACACGGTCGCCGCGGCCCCGAAGCCGGAGCTGATCCACCCGGGCGTGATGAAATACTTTCGCGAGATTGGCGTGGTGATGTGA